The Brevinematales bacterium genome contains a region encoding:
- a CDS encoding ComEC/Rec2 family competence protein produces MIYLLSVFVSLLIGSGLGVYFTTYHFPEMPSMEVVKNFPMALSLFLVTTTTSVVLKSRKLLLLSVIFTTVFVSFCYSAINSKKRLDSMLKTPNQSFVSGTVSISFLNKVFVSVSNYNVIVYLRNYDYEFSSIGAQVVISGNSRHIYTYLTNKNMYGYFLYLFKENTPYIIYSKDDIVGEVVESSSLFLRLVNIVRQDIYNKFYSYIPHTSFLSASLIMGETSEISREFMEKIKDSGISHIFSVSGFHVGVIVIAFVILLNVLRIPKLIQFVVISVFLVGYSLIVGLKPPVVRSSLLASIMLLIRSFNLRPNYLSTTLVVGIIMLALNPFLSVDVGFILSFFAIISTILFSRYIDEIVVSVINRYGFEPNRTLKGIISLLSVSFTAVMFTLPVILIWFGSSSLVGILSSIVLVPLSSLNITSGIISYIFSSVSGTIAEYMFRGVNFINLIFIIITEYFSTINLQVGIVFSNFTETLVFVVLYYFILIAIYAYIPNKNVVHAMFKMKVTKQTT; encoded by the coding sequence ATGATATATCTACTAAGTGTATTTGTATCACTCCTAATCGGCTCAGGTCTAGGTGTGTACTTCACTACATATCATTTCCCAGAAATGCCGTCCATGGAAGTTGTAAAAAACTTTCCCATGGCGCTGTCTCTATTTTTAGTTACTACGACTACATCAGTAGTACTAAAATCTAGGAAATTACTCCTACTAAGTGTAATATTCACAACCGTGTTTGTCTCATTTTGCTACTCAGCGATAAATTCCAAAAAAAGGCTCGACTCAATGCTCAAGACCCCCAATCAAAGCTTCGTAAGTGGTACAGTGAGTATAAGCTTTCTCAACAAGGTTTTCGTAAGCGTCTCAAATTACAACGTAATAGTTTATTTGAGAAACTACGATTATGAATTTTCATCTATAGGAGCCCAAGTTGTAATATCAGGAAACTCAAGACACATATATACCTACTTGACCAACAAGAACATGTATGGGTATTTCCTCTATCTCTTCAAAGAGAACACACCATACATAATATACTCGAAAGATGACATTGTAGGAGAAGTAGTAGAATCAAGCTCTCTATTTCTAAGGTTAGTTAACATAGTAAGACAGGACATATATAACAAATTCTACAGTTACATACCTCACACATCGTTTTTATCAGCCTCCTTAATAATGGGGGAGACATCTGAAATTTCAAGAGAGTTTATGGAAAAGATAAAAGATTCAGGAATCTCGCATATATTTTCTGTTTCAGGATTTCATGTGGGTGTTATCGTAATAGCATTTGTCATACTTCTCAACGTGCTAAGGATTCCTAAGCTAATACAATTTGTAGTGATCTCAGTGTTCCTAGTAGGTTATAGCCTAATAGTAGGTCTAAAACCTCCAGTTGTTAGATCATCACTACTAGCCTCAATAATGCTTCTAATTAGGTCATTTAATTTAAGGCCTAATTACCTAAGTACCACTCTGGTAGTTGGTATCATAATGCTAGCACTCAATCCTTTCCTTTCCGTAGATGTGGGATTCATCCTATCTTTTTTTGCAATCATAAGCACAATACTTTTCTCAAGGTACATTGATGAAATAGTAGTATCAGTAATTAACAGGTACGGCTTCGAACCCAACAGAACTTTGAAGGGAATTATATCACTTCTATCCGTATCTTTTACAGCTGTCATGTTTACATTGCCAGTCATACTAATATGGTTTGGAAGTTCCTCTCTAGTAGGCATACTTTCTTCCATTGTGTTGGTACCTCTTTCTTCGCTAAATATAACTAGTGGTATAATTTCATACATCTTTTCATCTGTCTCAGGTACTATTGCCGAATACATGTTTAGGGGCGTAAACTTTATAAACCTGATCTTTATTATCATCACAGAGTACTTCTCAACTATAAATCTACAAGTTGGAATAGTATTCTCAAATTTTACAGAGACACTAGTCTTCGTAGTACTGTACTATTTCATCCTAATTGCTATCTATGCTTATATCCCCAACAAAAATGTGGTACACGCAATGTTCAAGATGAAAGTAACCAAACAAACTACATAG
- a CDS encoding DUF503 domain-containing protein, translating into MLVGIIQLHLIIPARTLKEKRRIINSIKDKTRNKFNVSIAEIDHNDSHSRALIGIAVISNDGNHINSTLHSILNYLDMEFPGLVNNYDIEII; encoded by the coding sequence ATGCTTGTAGGAATCATACAGCTACACCTCATCATACCTGCTAGAACGTTAAAGGAGAAGAGAAGGATAATAAATAGCATAAAAGACAAGACGAGAAACAAGTTTAATGTGTCAATAGCTGAAATTGACCACAACGATAGTCACTCAAGAGCTCTTATAGGCATAGCGGTAATATCAAACGATGGAAACCATATCAACTCTACTCTACATTCAATACTTAACTACCTGGATATGGAGTTCCCAGGGTTAGTAAATAATTACGATATCGAAATAATATGA
- a CDS encoding phospho-sugar mutase — translation MSISFDSLPISDVSKRNMQDMIREFGREVEDEIIMLINQKKFDEIEDRFYKKLEFGTGGMRGKVGIGTNRINKYTIHTATQGFANYLKKVKGSKNLSCVIGYDTRKDSRSLAIEAARVLVGNGIRTYLIKIPMPTPFISFAIRYLKASGGVILTASHNPPNYNGYKVYWDDGAQVVAPHDKGIIQEFYNITSSRQINLVSEDELKSSQLFSEVLEEVKEAYLDTLKSNLKNLYDIEKPRYDGIKIAYTPLHGTSLYLTPDALRYIGFRNIYLVEKETTVDGNFSAVPSPNPEDDNSFNGVVELAKEVGAQVFFASDPDADRVRVGINDSGNITLFSGNQIASMMLSWILTNLSKRNLLPEDSFVVTTIVTTGLISKISRKFGVETYLTLTGFKYIGEKIRIFEGRKKFIFGCEESIGYLYGDDVRDKDSVISTCILSLMVEDLMSQSKNLNDYLMDIYREYGVHIESLMSLDFEGVEGQKRIELIMEKVRNSRIDTIGELSVMSRIDLKNRTYEDFGKSEKEEYKTDLPISDVVIINLEGGSKVVVRPSGTEPKIKIYFFSEFDNKVENLRDYEKKHKLMTEDFKRKFIEK, via the coding sequence ATGAGCATTTCTTTTGACAGTTTACCTATTTCAGATGTATCTAAGAGAAACATGCAGGATATGATTAGAGAGTTTGGAAGAGAAGTAGAAGATGAGATTATTATGCTTATTAACCAGAAAAAGTTTGACGAGATAGAGGATAGATTTTACAAGAAACTTGAGTTTGGAACTGGTGGTATGAGGGGTAAGGTGGGTATCGGAACTAATAGGATAAACAAATACACTATACATACTGCTACTCAAGGTTTTGCCAATTATCTTAAAAAGGTGAAAGGAAGCAAGAATTTGTCTTGTGTCATAGGATATGATACAAGAAAGGATTCTCGCAGTTTAGCGATAGAGGCTGCTAGAGTTTTAGTTGGCAATGGTATAAGAACGTATCTAATTAAAATACCGATGCCAACGCCTTTTATTTCATTTGCGATAAGGTACTTAAAGGCATCAGGAGGAGTGATATTAACAGCATCTCATAATCCACCTAATTACAATGGTTATAAAGTTTACTGGGATGATGGAGCTCAAGTAGTAGCACCACACGACAAGGGGATTATACAAGAATTTTACAACATAACTTCGTCAAGGCAAATAAACCTAGTCTCTGAAGATGAGCTAAAATCTTCACAGCTATTTAGTGAGGTATTAGAGGAGGTTAAGGAAGCCTACTTAGATACTCTAAAGTCAAATCTGAAGAATCTCTATGATATTGAGAAGCCTAGATATGATGGTATAAAAATAGCTTATACTCCACTTCATGGTACCTCTCTATATCTAACACCAGATGCTTTGAGATACATTGGCTTTAGAAATATATACCTAGTTGAAAAAGAGACTACAGTCGATGGTAACTTTTCAGCAGTTCCATCTCCTAATCCGGAAGATGACAATTCCTTCAACGGTGTTGTTGAACTTGCTAAGGAAGTTGGAGCTCAGGTATTTTTTGCTAGCGATCCTGATGCAGATAGAGTAAGAGTAGGAATTAACGATAGTGGAAACATAACCTTATTTTCAGGTAACCAAATAGCCTCTATGATGCTTAGTTGGATCTTAACAAATCTGTCGAAGAGAAATTTGCTACCTGAAGATAGTTTTGTTGTAACTACAATAGTAACTACTGGGCTCATATCTAAAATATCAAGAAAGTTTGGAGTTGAAACTTACTTAACTTTAACGGGATTTAAGTACATAGGTGAAAAAATAAGAATATTTGAGGGTAGGAAAAAATTTATATTTGGATGTGAAGAAAGTATAGGATATCTTTACGGAGATGATGTAAGGGACAAAGACTCAGTGATATCAACTTGTATTCTTTCTTTAATGGTTGAGGATTTAATGTCACAATCTAAGAATCTTAATGATTATCTAATGGATATCTACAGAGAGTATGGGGTTCACATTGAGAGTTTAATGTCTTTAGACTTCGAAGGTGTTGAAGGACAGAAAAGAATTGAGCTAATCATGGAGAAAGTTAGAAACTCAAGAATAGATACCATAGGGGAGTTGAGTGTTATGTCGAGAATAGATCTGAAAAATAGAACTTATGAAGACTTTGGGAAAAGTGAAAAAGAAGAATACAAGACAGATTTACCAATTTCTGACGTAGTCATCATAAACCTGGAAGGAGGTAGTAAAGTTGTAGTTAGACCGTCTGGTACAGAACCCAAGATTAAAATTTATTTCTTCAGCGAGTTTGACAACAAAGTTGAAAATCTTAGAGATTATGAGAAGAAACATAAGCTAATGACCGAAGATTTTAAACGTAAGTTTATCGAGAAATAG
- a CDS encoding gamma-glutamylcyclotransferase has translation MEDMVFVFGTIRKGQPRHYLVKDAIFVDYATLEGFRLYYINNMFPGIVEGEGRVYGEVYKVNIDTLNKLDEAEDVVKVKNLDIGLSKRVKVKVKTSSGDEALVWCYVFNQDIENSTFIPSGDWVEFLKTISR, from the coding sequence ATGGAAGATATGGTTTTTGTTTTCGGAACAATAAGGAAAGGACAACCAAGACACTATCTCGTAAAAGATGCTATCTTTGTGGACTATGCCACATTAGAAGGTTTCAGGCTATACTATATAAACAATATGTTTCCAGGAATAGTTGAAGGTGAGGGTAGAGTATACGGAGAAGTGTACAAAGTCAATATCGACACTCTCAACAAGCTTGATGAAGCAGAAGATGTAGTTAAAGTAAAGAATCTAGATATAGGTTTATCCAAAAGAGTCAAAGTAAAAGTTAAGACATCAAGTGGCGACGAAGCTTTAGTATGGTGTTATGTTTTCAACCAGGATATTGAAAATTCAACCTTTATACCTTCCGGAGATTGGGTGGAGTTTTTAAAGACTATTTCTCGATAA